From Thermomicrobiales bacterium, the proteins below share one genomic window:
- a CDS encoding nuclear transport factor 2 family protein: PADEIVSYFGTVVSSYPEAHWEVSDIIATTDRAAVQFVFREFSDRLGREMLSEQVAIFRVVNGKIISIVGYYDTTEFRRLFWDEAV; the protein is encoded by the coding sequence GACCGGCAGATGAGATCGTTTCGTATTTCGGCACCGTGGTGTCGTCCTATCCGGAAGCGCACTGGGAGGTGAGCGACATCATCGCCACCACCGATCGCGCGGCGGTGCAGTTCGTTTTCCGCGAGTTTTCCGACCGCCTTGGGCGCGAGATGCTATCGGAGCAGGTGGCCATCTTCCGCGTGGTCAACGGCAAAATCATCAGCATCGTCGGCTACTACGACACCACCGAGTTCCGTCGCCTCTTCTGGGACGAAGCGGTTTAG